From one Luteolibacter sp. SL250 genomic stretch:
- a CDS encoding LptF/LptG family permease, producing the protein MNLSRPTFIRILLPLVLTVLGAVVCLLLLPGETAAVQSQLTGFPDSDVSAHLFRPTILAGMCFLPALAAVAYSLSGTLDRYIARQFLGIFAICLAALFAIWLLMDVQDNISEFLESGNVPLTMLNFYSARSSAIILFLLPYALLLSLLYSLGKFSSSREIVAVVQTGRSVPRITAPLIAAGLFCTLLCTGLNYHWAPTAEGRKDEILDAARGKDITQAKDVLYRNAEARRLWMVGKFPPNYEKGAPLLDVEVTTTRADHSLESRLTASRALWDRSKQTWTFENPTIGLFQPGMPPEFIQSTTPVVHTDWKETPWQIIKPGLSSNFLGVPDLNGWLRANAGNEVSLNPAPYLTQWHYRWALPFTCLVTVLLAAPLAIHFSRRGAGGGIFLAVVLSALMLLVSSISLVLGESLILPPALGAWLPNILFGAVGFYLFQRRLAGRPIYQRIRALFPDDNA; encoded by the coding sequence ATGAACCTTTCCCGCCCGACATTCATCAGGATCCTTTTGCCCCTCGTGCTGACCGTTCTGGGCGCTGTCGTCTGCCTGCTGTTGCTGCCGGGGGAGACCGCCGCGGTGCAGTCCCAGCTCACCGGATTTCCGGATTCCGACGTTTCCGCCCACCTTTTCCGCCCGACCATCCTGGCCGGGATGTGCTTCCTCCCGGCCCTGGCCGCCGTGGCCTATTCACTGAGTGGCACCCTGGACCGCTACATCGCCCGTCAATTCCTCGGCATCTTCGCCATCTGTCTGGCCGCCCTTTTCGCTATCTGGCTGCTGATGGATGTGCAGGACAATATCAGTGAATTCCTTGAAAGCGGGAATGTCCCGCTGACGATGCTGAATTTCTACTCCGCGCGCTCATCAGCCATCATCCTGTTCCTGCTCCCTTACGCACTGCTGCTTTCCCTGCTCTACTCGCTGGGGAAATTCTCCTCCTCGCGGGAAATCGTGGCCGTGGTCCAGACGGGCCGCAGTGTGCCACGCATCACCGCCCCGCTCATCGCGGCCGGGCTTTTCTGCACGCTGCTCTGCACCGGACTGAACTACCATTGGGCGCCCACCGCGGAAGGCCGGAAGGACGAGATCCTGGACGCCGCCCGCGGCAAGGATATCACGCAGGCGAAGGATGTGCTCTACCGCAACGCGGAGGCCCGCAGGCTCTGGATGGTCGGAAAATTCCCACCAAACTATGAAAAAGGCGCACCGTTGCTGGATGTGGAGGTTACCACCACCCGCGCGGACCACTCGCTCGAAAGCCGCCTGACCGCCAGCCGTGCGCTGTGGGACCGCTCCAAACAGACGTGGACGTTCGAGAACCCCACCATCGGCCTGTTCCAACCGGGCATGCCGCCTGAGTTCATCCAGTCAACCACTCCCGTGGTCCACACGGACTGGAAAGAAACGCCCTGGCAGATCATCAAACCGGGACTTTCCTCGAATTTCCTCGGCGTCCCGGACCTCAACGGCTGGCTGCGCGCGAACGCGGGCAACGAGGTGAGCCTGAACCCGGCGCCCTACCTCACCCAGTGGCACTACCGTTGGGCGCTGCCCTTCACCTGTCTGGTGACGGTGCTGCTGGCCGCGCCGCTGGCCATCCACTTCTCCCGCCGCGGTGCGGGCGGCGGCATCTTCCTGGCGGTGGTTCTTTCCGCGCTCATGCTGCTGGTCTCCAGCATCTCCCTGGTACTGGGGGAATCCCTCATCCTGCCGCCGGCACTCGGGGCATGGCTGCCGAACATCCTGTTTGGAGCGGTCGGCTTCTACCTGTTCCAACGCCGTCTGGCCGGCCGCCCGATCTACCAGCGGATCAGAGCCCTGTTCCCGGACGACAACGCCTGA
- a CDS encoding PqiC family protein: MTKVLPLLFACLLAAGCGGGTTFYMLSADGPLPSGGGRSIGVGPVVLAEYINRPNLVLQESEHALAVASDHRWAGELANGISRVMAANLGRRLGTGNVQVYPWQRDGEITRQVVIDIRQFHGGADGHAIIEASYRVYDLPARTLRISKTFNAKEPLEKDGYEPLVAAESRLLSRMADAIAASMR, translated from the coding sequence ATGACGAAAGTCCTCCCATTGCTTTTCGCCTGTCTGCTGGCCGCCGGTTGCGGCGGTGGCACCACCTTCTACATGCTCAGCGCGGACGGCCCCCTGCCATCGGGAGGCGGCAGAAGCATCGGAGTGGGTCCCGTGGTGCTGGCGGAATACATCAACCGCCCGAATCTCGTCCTCCAGGAATCGGAACACGCCTTGGCCGTCGCCAGCGACCACCGCTGGGCGGGTGAACTGGCCAACGGCATCTCCCGCGTGATGGCCGCCAATCTCGGTCGCCGTCTGGGCACCGGCAATGTGCAGGTCTATCCATGGCAGCGCGATGGCGAGATCACCCGGCAGGTGGTCATCGACATCCGCCAGTTTCACGGCGGAGCGGATGGCCACGCGATCATCGAGGCATCCTACCGCGTGTATGATCTCCCGGCGAGAACCCTCCGGATTTCGAAGACTTTCAACGCGAAGGAACCGTTGGAAAAGGACGGCTATGAGCCGTTGGTCGCCGCCGAGTCCCGCCTCCTCTCCAGGATGGCGGATGCCATCGCCGCGTCGATGCGCTGA
- a CDS encoding heavy metal translocating P-type ATPase metal-binding domain-containing protein: MSSCLHCGTHFSPATPEESFCCRGCEYVHGLIHHEGLDRFYELRGESAAKPARSVPFESHDFSWLPTGTRGDEGNQKTGESAEADFSLEGLSCVGCVWLVEKVFLRQPGALEAAAQPATGTLHLRWTQGQTDLPAFARELASFGYTLGPSRKQRGGETRRLGVKLGLCGAFAMNAMVFTLPTYVGMPEDFAFAGIFQLVAFLSATLSMLMGGTYFISRAWKSVRHGILHIDLPIALGILLAYGGSIIGWAAGVKGLLYFDFVSMFIFLMLGGRFLQLSAIERNRNRLQRQRPVPMHVTSPDRDGEVPLEDITPGLRFGLTPGQSVPVAATLDGMAADFSLEWINGEAEPVTFQPGRRLPAGAIHLGQKPVLLTAEETWTDSLLSRLADTRRDTVRVPALERLLRVYLLCVLAVGVGAFFWWLRHVPVAEALQVMISIFVVSCPCALGLALPFADELCGSIMERSGVFIRESLLWSRLKTVRTIIFDKTGTLTLERPLLADPGVIKALPVEGRLALARLTAGSLHPVSRSLLENLGHEGQTLLRAHGHAEIHDTPGVGRHFFTDDAVWFLGRPGWLSLENLPSPSPRTGISHDAELRRNDEVVACFRFHESLRPDAASALDALKRDHRLIILSGDRFEKVAAAAELLGIPPEDAYASLSPIDKEDIVRQLDQRDTLYLGDGANDSLAFNAAWATGTPVVDRSLLEAKADFFFMGHGLRFLPRLLSLARRRRQVVHIAFTFALVYNLCAISASALGHMNPLVAAIIMPLSSAVSLAIVTFGLRQREGPPPAAAPTRSVTALDSPLYGAH, translated from the coding sequence ATGTCCTCCTGCCTCCATTGCGGAACCCACTTCTCCCCCGCCACCCCGGAGGAAAGCTTCTGCTGCCGTGGCTGCGAGTACGTCCACGGCCTGATCCACCACGAAGGACTGGACCGATTTTATGAACTGCGGGGCGAATCCGCCGCGAAGCCCGCGCGCAGCGTCCCCTTTGAATCCCACGATTTCTCATGGCTCCCAACCGGCACACGGGGGGACGAGGGCAACCAAAAAACCGGAGAGTCCGCGGAAGCGGATTTCTCGCTCGAAGGCCTCTCGTGTGTCGGTTGCGTATGGTTGGTGGAGAAGGTCTTCCTACGCCAGCCCGGCGCTCTGGAAGCCGCGGCGCAGCCCGCCACAGGCACTCTCCACCTGCGCTGGACACAGGGACAGACGGATCTGCCCGCGTTTGCCCGGGAGCTGGCTTCCTTCGGCTACACGCTGGGGCCATCCCGGAAACAACGCGGCGGCGAAACGCGGCGGCTGGGTGTGAAGCTGGGTCTTTGCGGTGCCTTCGCCATGAACGCGATGGTCTTCACCCTGCCAACCTATGTCGGCATGCCGGAGGACTTCGCCTTTGCGGGGATCTTCCAGCTTGTGGCCTTCCTTTCCGCAACGCTGTCCATGCTCATGGGCGGCACGTATTTCATCAGCCGGGCGTGGAAGTCGGTGCGCCACGGCATCCTGCACATCGACCTGCCGATCGCGCTGGGCATCCTGCTGGCCTATGGCGGATCCATCATCGGCTGGGCGGCGGGAGTGAAGGGGCTGCTCTACTTCGACTTCGTGTCGATGTTCATCTTCCTGATGCTGGGCGGCAGGTTCCTCCAGCTTTCCGCGATCGAACGGAACCGCAACCGCCTCCAACGCCAGCGGCCCGTGCCGATGCATGTGACCTCCCCGGACCGGGACGGTGAGGTTCCGCTGGAGGACATCACGCCCGGTCTGCGCTTCGGCCTGACGCCGGGGCAGTCCGTGCCGGTGGCCGCCACGCTGGACGGCATGGCGGCGGACTTCTCGCTGGAGTGGATCAACGGCGAGGCGGAGCCGGTCACTTTCCAGCCCGGACGCAGGCTCCCCGCCGGGGCCATCCATCTGGGGCAGAAGCCGGTGCTCCTTACCGCGGAGGAAACGTGGACGGACTCCCTGCTTTCCCGGCTGGCGGACACGCGGCGGGATACGGTGCGGGTGCCCGCGCTGGAGCGGTTGCTGCGCGTCTATCTGCTGTGCGTGCTGGCCGTCGGCGTGGGTGCGTTCTTCTGGTGGCTGCGGCATGTCCCTGTGGCGGAGGCACTTCAGGTCATGATCTCCATCTTCGTGGTGTCCTGCCCGTGCGCGCTGGGGCTGGCGCTGCCCTTCGCGGATGAGCTGTGCGGGTCCATCATGGAACGCTCCGGTGTCTTCATCCGGGAGTCCCTGCTGTGGTCCCGGCTGAAGACAGTGCGCACCATCATCTTTGACAAGACGGGCACGCTCACGCTGGAGCGGCCATTGCTGGCGGATCCCGGCGTGATCAAAGCGCTGCCCGTGGAAGGCCGGCTGGCACTCGCCCGCCTCACCGCCGGCTCGCTCCACCCCGTGTCCCGCTCCCTGCTGGAAAATCTGGGCCATGAGGGGCAGACGCTGCTGCGCGCCCATGGCCACGCGGAGATCCATGACACACCCGGCGTCGGCAGGCATTTCTTCACCGACGACGCGGTGTGGTTTCTCGGCAGGCCCGGCTGGCTGAGCTTGGAGAATCTCCCGTCCCCCTCCCCACGCACCGGCATCTCCCACGATGCGGAGCTGCGCAGGAACGACGAGGTGGTGGCATGCTTCCGTTTTCACGAATCCCTGCGCCCTGACGCGGCCTCCGCCCTCGATGCGCTGAAGAGGGACCACCGCCTCATCATCCTCTCCGGAGATCGCTTTGAAAAAGTGGCTGCCGCCGCGGAACTGCTGGGCATCCCGCCGGAGGACGCGTATGCCTCCCTTTCCCCCATCGACAAGGAGGACATCGTCCGTCAACTGGACCAACGGGACACACTCTATCTGGGCGACGGTGCGAACGATTCCCTGGCGTTCAACGCGGCGTGGGCCACGGGCACGCCCGTGGTGGACCGCAGCCTGCTGGAGGCGAAGGCGGACTTCTTCTTCATGGGACACGGGCTGCGCTTCCTGCCACGCCTGCTTTCCTTGGCGCGGCGGCGGCGGCAGGTCGTCCACATCGCCTTCACTTTCGCGCTGGTCTACAATCTGTGCGCCATCTCCGCCTCCGCACTGGGCCACATGAATCCGCTGGTGGCCGCCATCATCATGCCGCTCAGTTCCGCCGTCTCCCTCGCCATCGTCACCTTCGGCCTGCGGCAGCGGGAGGGGCCGCCACCGGCCGCAGCGCCCACCCGGTCCGTCACCGCCCTGGATTCCCCCCTGTATGGAGCCCATTGA
- a CDS encoding nucleotide pyrophosphohydrolase, translated as MSDSIAALTGRIQSFVDAREWRKYHNAKDLSVAIAAEAGELMQHFVWQQDDQIAARVEARREEIASEIADVGILLFELADNLGLKLGEVMEAKIANNELRYPVEKARGNNLKYSEL; from the coding sequence ATGAGTGATTCGATTGCCGCGCTGACCGGGCGCATCCAGAGCTTCGTGGATGCGCGGGAGTGGCGGAAGTACCACAATGCGAAGGATCTCTCCGTGGCCATTGCCGCGGAGGCGGGGGAACTGATGCAGCACTTCGTCTGGCAGCAGGATGACCAGATCGCGGCGCGGGTGGAGGCGCGGCGGGAGGAGATCGCCTCGGAGATCGCGGATGTCGGCATCCTTCTGTTCGAGCTGGCGGACAACCTAGGACTGAAGCTGGGCGAGGTGATGGAGGCGAAGATCGCCAACAATGAGCTGCGCTACCCGGTGGAGAAAGCGCGCGGGAACAACCTGAAATACTCCGAACTTTGA
- the ccoG gene encoding cytochrome c oxidase accessory protein CcoG: MSAPQPSQKRPNLVSVTTINADGSHHVLHPADVKGKFTRARRWFAMVLIGIYVALPWIPVNGTPAVFLDVAERRFHFFGLTLLAQDLWVLFFGISGLGFLLFFLTALLGRLWCGWACPYTVFLEHVFRRIERLVDGDAPARRRLDAAQADARKITKRLIKNGLYLLAAAVLAHVFLSYFVSLRGLYMAVKEGPMGNLTAFGTVAFFTAAFFFCFGYFREQFCIILCPYGRIQSALTDDETVVIGYDARRGEPRGKATNPDAGACVDCTRCVQVCPTGIDIRNGLQMECIGCAACIDACDDIMRKLKRPTGLVRYDSTKSLAGKKTRILRPRILAYSFLGVVGMAVLGVVAFHKAKPVFAEVTRSPGPGFYNDAATVRNHYKVRLVNKRNQPVRFTISLEGNPAGFTTSGAGETITLDALGELARPIVVLQERAHYRGPREITFIIHAEPGNATVRQTVRFLGPNPKS, encoded by the coding sequence GTGTCCGCCCCGCAGCCATCCCAAAAGCGTCCGAATCTGGTCTCCGTGACCACGATCAACGCGGATGGCTCCCACCACGTCCTGCATCCGGCGGATGTGAAGGGGAAGTTCACGCGGGCGCGGCGGTGGTTCGCCATGGTGCTCATCGGCATCTACGTCGCGCTGCCGTGGATCCCGGTGAACGGCACTCCGGCGGTGTTCCTGGATGTGGCGGAGCGGCGGTTCCATTTTTTCGGCCTCACGCTGCTGGCGCAGGACCTGTGGGTGCTGTTCTTCGGCATCAGCGGACTTGGGTTCCTGCTGTTTTTCCTCACGGCGTTGCTGGGCCGCCTGTGGTGCGGCTGGGCCTGCCCCTACACCGTCTTCCTGGAGCATGTGTTCCGCCGGATCGAGCGGCTGGTGGATGGCGACGCGCCCGCCCGCCGGAGACTGGACGCCGCCCAGGCGGACGCGCGCAAGATCACAAAGCGGTTGATCAAGAACGGCCTCTACCTGCTGGCCGCGGCCGTCCTGGCGCACGTTTTCCTTTCCTACTTCGTCTCCCTGCGCGGCCTCTACATGGCGGTGAAGGAAGGCCCGATGGGGAACCTCACCGCGTTCGGCACGGTGGCATTCTTCACCGCCGCATTCTTCTTCTGCTTCGGTTACTTCCGGGAGCAGTTCTGCATCATCCTCTGCCCGTATGGCCGCATCCAGTCCGCGCTGACGGACGACGAGACGGTGGTGATCGGCTACGACGCGCGGCGTGGCGAGCCACGGGGCAAGGCGACGAACCCGGACGCTGGCGCATGCGTGGACTGCACCCGCTGCGTGCAGGTCTGCCCGACCGGCATCGACATCCGCAACGGGCTGCAGATGGAGTGCATCGGCTGCGCGGCGTGCATCGACGCGTGCGATGACATCATGCGCAAGCTGAAGCGGCCCACCGGACTGGTGCGCTATGACTCGACGAAGAGTCTGGCGGGAAAGAAAACGCGCATCCTCCGCCCGCGCATCCTGGCGTATTCCTTTCTCGGCGTGGTCGGGATGGCGGTGCTGGGCGTGGTGGCGTTCCACAAGGCGAAGCCGGTATTCGCGGAGGTCACGCGCTCGCCGGGGCCGGGCTTCTACAATGACGCCGCCACGGTGCGGAACCACTACAAGGTGCGCCTGGTGAACAAGCGCAACCAACCGGTGCGGTTCACCATTTCCCTGGAGGGGAACCCGGCGGGATTCACCACCAGCGGCGCGGGGGAAACCATCACCCTGGACGCGCTGGGCGAACTGGCCCGGCCCATCGTCGTGCTGCAGGAACGCGCGCACTACCGGGGACCGCGGGAGATCACCTTCATCATCCACGCGGAGCCGGGGAATGCCACCGTCCGCCAGACCGTCCGTTTCCTAGGCCCCAATCCCAAATCCTGA
- a CDS encoding sulfite exporter TauE/SafE family protein codes for MDAIHTTIGALAAGLVTSVHCVGMCGPIACGLSSLPATEAQRQAGIISYHVARLTSYALVGALCGALGRQPLEWFFDSPAVLLPWVLVALLILFGLGLEKKLPRPPALLRFTTRMRFRLGRLSPVRGGATMGLFTPLLPCGPLYLLFGATLLSGSAIRGAEFALAFGLGTVPLLWLAQHHVRHLQKRLGPVGMNRVKRGLALVTALVLALRFHDTLPFHEADPAAGKELPSCCH; via the coding sequence ATGGACGCCATCCATACCACCATCGGAGCGCTGGCCGCAGGTCTGGTGACCAGCGTCCACTGCGTGGGGATGTGCGGTCCCATCGCGTGCGGGTTGTCCTCCCTCCCCGCCACGGAAGCGCAGCGGCAGGCGGGCATCATCTCCTACCATGTGGCGCGGCTGACCAGCTACGCGCTGGTGGGCGCGTTGTGCGGGGCGCTGGGCAGGCAGCCGTTGGAGTGGTTCTTCGACTCGCCTGCGGTGCTGCTTCCTTGGGTGCTGGTGGCATTGCTCATCCTCTTCGGCCTCGGACTTGAAAAGAAGCTGCCCCGTCCGCCCGCATTGCTGAGATTCACCACGCGCATGCGGTTCCGGCTGGGCCGTCTGTCCCCGGTGCGCGGTGGCGCGACCATGGGGCTGTTCACGCCGCTCCTGCCGTGCGGGCCGCTCTACCTCCTGTTCGGTGCCACATTGCTCAGTGGCTCCGCCATCCGTGGGGCGGAGTTCGCGTTGGCATTCGGCCTGGGTACGGTGCCGTTGCTGTGGCTGGCACAGCATCATGTCCGCCACCTCCAGAAGCGGCTCGGCCCCGTCGGCATGAACCGGGTGAAACGCGGGCTGGCCCTGGTCACCGCGCTGGTCCTCGCCCTCCGTTTCCATGACACCCTCCCATTCCACGAGGCGGACCCCGCCGCCGGGAAAGAACTCCCATCCTGCTGCCACTGA
- a CDS encoding PEP-CTERM sorting domain-containing protein (PEP-CTERM proteins occur, often in large numbers, in the proteomes of bacteria that also encode an exosortase, a predicted intramembrane cysteine proteinase. The presence of a PEP-CTERM domain at a protein's C-terminus predicts cleavage within the sorting domain, followed by covalent anchoring to some some component of the (usually Gram-negative) cell surface. Many PEP-CTERM proteins exhibit an unusual sequence composition that includes large numbers of potential glycosylation sites. Expression of one such protein has been shown restore the ability of a bacterium to form floc, a type of biofilm.): MISRTSLLLVASAAFLPVISHGALVVYSFTGATNGSTGPFSPEGVATGVNASMMTASNMGNGTTGGVMSAFANPNDTSSPAYIFDGKGYSLNAGVTANDSTGPLDTPTLSTFTFTVTPTGAPITYTTLTLDFGSDLTNNVAINGTDFRFDLYYSIGGGALTQVGSTSLLSISSNTSHAVQNDLTKDLSSIPAFSSPVSGAVTFELRFGDNNSGAADKRIFIDDINVNGSVVPEPSSVLLLAGAAATLLRRSRKG; encoded by the coding sequence ATGATTTCCCGCACATCCCTTCTGCTCGTTGCTTCGGCTGCGTTCCTGCCGGTCATTTCCCACGGTGCGCTGGTGGTGTACTCCTTCACCGGAGCGACGAACGGATCCACCGGCCCCTTTTCCCCGGAAGGGGTGGCAACCGGAGTGAACGCCAGCATGATGACCGCATCCAACATGGGAAATGGCACCACCGGCGGGGTGATGAGCGCGTTCGCCAATCCCAATGACACGTCCTCACCCGCCTATATCTTCGACGGGAAAGGATACTCGCTGAATGCGGGCGTCACCGCGAACGATTCCACCGGCCCGCTGGATACCCCCACGCTGAGCACCTTCACCTTTACGGTCACCCCCACTGGTGCCCCGATCACCTACACCACCCTCACACTGGATTTCGGTTCGGACCTGACCAACAACGTCGCCATCAACGGCACCGACTTCCGGTTCGACCTCTACTACTCCATCGGCGGGGGCGCGCTGACCCAGGTGGGAAGCACCTCGCTCCTCAGCATCAGCAGCAACACCAGTCACGCAGTTCAGAACGACTTGACCAAGGATCTCTCCTCCATCCCGGCATTCTCATCCCCGGTCTCCGGAGCGGTCACCTTCGAACTACGCTTCGGCGACAATAACTCCGGTGCGGCGGACAAGCGCATCTTCATCGACGACATAAACGTCAACGGTTCCGTCGTCCCGGAGCCGTCCTCCGTCCTGCTGCTGGCCGGGGCAGCGGCCACGCTGCTGCGCCGCTCACGGAAAGGTTGA
- the rsmH gene encoding 16S rRNA (cytosine(1402)-N(4))-methyltransferase RsmH translates to MSEESSPRPPRRKRYSGKNPRRFEDKYKEHDPEKYAETVAKVIASGKTPAGAHVPIMVEECLSALALEPGMRGVDGTLGYGGHASRILEMISPGGYLTGLDLDPIEMPKTEARLRQKGYGEEMFRAVKSNYAGIAKVLAGEQVDFVFADFGCSSMQFDDPSRGFSFKTAGPLDMRMNPQRGVSAADWLAKVSAEKFEKALWDNSDEPRAESLSQALAGKHFKTTTELAEAIRGAVRADEEELDKTVRRVFQAIRIAVNEEFTAIDAFLRAVPGCLKAGARVAVLTFHSGEDRRVKLAFKAGLRDSIYAEISDGPIVPGPEERRMNPRSSPAKLRWAVKA, encoded by the coding sequence TTGAGCGAGGAATCGTCACCACGTCCACCACGGCGGAAGCGCTACAGTGGAAAGAATCCGCGGCGTTTCGAGGACAAGTACAAGGAACACGATCCGGAAAAGTATGCGGAAACCGTGGCGAAGGTGATCGCCTCCGGGAAGACCCCGGCGGGCGCGCACGTGCCCATCATGGTGGAGGAGTGCCTTTCCGCGCTGGCGCTGGAGCCGGGCATGCGCGGTGTGGACGGCACGCTGGGCTACGGTGGGCACGCCTCGCGGATCCTGGAAATGATCTCGCCCGGCGGGTATCTCACCGGACTGGACCTCGATCCCATCGAGATGCCGAAGACGGAGGCCAGGCTGCGGCAGAAAGGTTACGGGGAGGAAATGTTCCGCGCGGTGAAGTCGAACTACGCGGGCATCGCGAAGGTGCTGGCGGGGGAACAGGTGGATTTCGTGTTCGCGGACTTCGGATGTTCCTCCATGCAGTTCGATGATCCGTCGCGCGGCTTTAGCTTCAAGACGGCGGGACCGCTGGACATGCGCATGAATCCACAGCGGGGCGTCTCCGCCGCGGACTGGCTGGCGAAGGTCAGCGCGGAGAAATTTGAGAAAGCCCTGTGGGACAACTCCGACGAGCCGCGTGCGGAATCCCTTTCCCAAGCGCTGGCCGGGAAGCATTTCAAGACGACCACCGAACTCGCGGAGGCCATCCGTGGGGCCGTGCGGGCGGATGAGGAGGAACTGGACAAGACGGTCCGCAGGGTCTTCCAAGCCATCCGCATCGCCGTGAACGAGGAGTTCACTGCCATCGACGCCTTTCTGCGTGCGGTGCCCGGTTGCCTGAAAGCCGGTGCCCGCGTCGCGGTGCTGACCTTCCACTCCGGGGAGGACCGGCGGGTGAAGCTCGCCTTTAAGGCCGGCCTGCGGGATAGTATCTACGCGGAGATCAGCGACGGCCCCATTGTCCCCGGTCCGGAGGAACGGCGGATGAACCCGCGCAGCTCCCCGGCGAAACTGCGCTGGGCGGTGAAGGCGTGA
- a CDS encoding SGNH/GDSL hydrolase family protein, whose product MLGKWIGVMVAVMLGNLGAAEKPDVFKNLAAGKKETVVVYGTSLSHGGEWAKEMKKWFDAIYPGQVNFVNNSGPGQHSGWGLQHVEEKVVKLQPGLVLVEFAFNDARDKYDVSVRQAAGNLEKIIAAISKGSPRTEIVLQVMNVGWDVPDGNQSDSWRPKLQDYNDSYRKMAKSRGFDLIDHYAAWEKLKKDDFETYKKYIPDGTHPDAAGSLAVTWPGVKAWLEKRSGK is encoded by the coding sequence ATGCTCGGAAAATGGATCGGTGTGATGGTGGCGGTGATGCTCGGCAACTTGGGTGCCGCGGAGAAGCCGGATGTTTTCAAAAACCTCGCCGCAGGGAAGAAGGAGACGGTGGTGGTCTATGGTACCAGCCTGAGCCATGGCGGCGAGTGGGCGAAAGAGATGAAGAAGTGGTTCGACGCGATATATCCCGGTCAGGTCAATTTCGTGAACAATTCCGGTCCGGGCCAACACTCAGGCTGGGGCCTGCAGCATGTGGAGGAAAAGGTGGTGAAGCTCCAGCCGGGCCTGGTGCTGGTGGAGTTCGCCTTCAATGACGCGCGGGACAAGTATGATGTCTCCGTGCGGCAGGCGGCGGGGAACCTGGAGAAGATCATCGCGGCCATCAGCAAGGGCAGCCCGCGGACGGAGATCGTCCTCCAGGTCATGAATGTCGGGTGGGACGTTCCGGACGGCAACCAGAGCGATTCGTGGAGGCCGAAGCTCCAGGATTACAACGATAGCTACCGCAAGATGGCGAAGTCCCGGGGATTCGATCTCATCGATCATTACGCCGCGTGGGAGAAACTGAAAAAAGACGACTTCGAGACCTACAAGAAATACATCCCGGACGGCACCCACCCGGACGCGGCGGGCAGCCTGGCCGTGACGTGGCCGGGGGTGAAGGCATGGCTGGAGAAACGCTCCGGAAAGTGA
- a CDS encoding helix-turn-helix domain-containing protein — protein sequence MTQDEHPFERSLFEKLRSSELFVTYQNAFRSATGLPLRLVDNDTGTWCLDDAAVNRSPFCEKLNLCSSACHACITVNRLLMEEAKVNGPTTCHCFAGLSASAVPILAGNRLIGFLKTGQVFHSVPDEEDFRAVAKTLQRQGLTERQAQEMRTAYLQTRSVEPERYQSMITLLATFGDQLGKHAEKLAIIDANNEPSSVARAKKYIEKNLSEPLPLALVAKQAGVSESHFCRLFKEATQLTLTDYINRRRIEWAKRELLKPEVRISEIAFQIGYQSLSQFNRSFARFTGNSPTNFRREELARAAS from the coding sequence ATGACCCAAGACGAGCACCCGTTTGAGCGCAGCCTTTTCGAAAAGCTCCGTAGTTCCGAACTCTTCGTGACCTACCAGAATGCCTTCCGGAGCGCGACGGGTCTGCCGCTCCGGTTGGTGGACAATGACACGGGAACCTGGTGTCTGGATGATGCGGCGGTGAACCGCAGCCCGTTCTGCGAGAAATTGAACCTCTGCAGCTCCGCCTGCCACGCCTGCATCACGGTGAACCGCCTGCTGATGGAGGAGGCCAAGGTCAACGGCCCCACCACCTGCCACTGCTTCGCCGGGCTGTCCGCCTCCGCGGTGCCCATTCTGGCGGGCAATCGTCTCATCGGCTTCCTCAAGACCGGCCAGGTCTTCCACAGCGTGCCGGATGAGGAAGACTTCCGCGCGGTGGCAAAGACGCTCCAACGCCAGGGCCTCACCGAAAGACAGGCGCAGGAGATGCGCACCGCCTACCTCCAGACCCGCTCCGTGGAACCGGAACGCTACCAGAGCATGATCACCCTGCTGGCCACCTTCGGCGACCAACTGGGCAAGCACGCGGAGAAACTGGCCATCATCGACGCGAACAACGAGCCGTCTTCCGTGGCGAGGGCGAAGAAGTACATCGAGAAGAACCTTTCCGAGCCTCTTCCGCTCGCCCTCGTCGCCAAACAGGCCGGGGTGAGCGAGTCCCATTTCTGCCGACTGTTCAAGGAAGCCACCCAACTCACCCTCACCGACTACATCAACCGCCGCCGGATCGAGTGGGCGAAGCGGGAACTCCTGAAGCCGGAAGTCCGCATTTCAGAGATTGCCTTCCAGATCGGCTACCAGAGCCTCTCGCAGTTCAACCGCAGCTTCGCCCGCTTCACAGGAAATTCCCCGACGAACTTCCGCCGGGAGGAACTCGCCCGCGCCGCCAGCTAG